The proteins below come from a single Leptospira ellinghausenii genomic window:
- a CDS encoding HIT family protein: MSSYEEHSLRKNLFSVGKLGYAKGDRPNVECILCGVRDKNEIVPNLTIAETELSIVSINLFPYNPGHIIIFPKRHIISYLELTSDEALDIHILTQKTMRILEKQWKVQGFNTGYNLGKNSGGSIPHIHEHIVPRFPNEAGFLDVLSNTRIVIYEPYQMWEDLKTLWSKEET, translated from the coding sequence ATGAGTTCCTATGAAGAACATTCTTTACGAAAAAACCTCTTTAGCGTTGGCAAATTAGGTTATGCCAAAGGCGACAGACCCAATGTGGAATGTATCCTTTGTGGAGTCAGAGACAAAAACGAAATCGTCCCCAACTTAACCATTGCGGAAACGGAACTCTCCATTGTATCGATCAATTTATTTCCTTACAATCCTGGTCATATCATCATTTTCCCCAAACGCCACATCATCAGTTATTTGGAACTCACAAGTGATGAGGCTTTGGACATCCACATTCTCACCCAAAAAACCATGAGAATTTTAGAAAAACAATGGAAGGTACAAGGTTTTAACACTGGATACAACCTTGGAAAAAACAGCGGAGGATCCATCCCTCATATTCATGAGCACATTGTACCTAGGTTTCCCAACGAAGCAGGATTTTTAGATGTTCTTTCCAATACAAGGATTGTCATCTATGAACCCTATCAAATGTGGGAAGACCTAAAAACTCTTTGGTCGAAGGAAGAAACGTAA
- a CDS encoding UDP-N-acetylmuramoyl-L-alanyl-D-glutamate--2,6-diaminopimelate ligase, producing MKLIDIQKKIPEIKLIKGNGDIQVHYVWADSRKLTPSDIFVLPNASDDVLESYLKMAHELGCQVVLVSKRHLKLKALSLFSTLLESEEPLGDLHGKLASLLLGYPSKKLKIVGITGTNGKTSLTFILFHIAKKLGKKVALIGTVQIQILDRVLESGYTTPDASSLNLLLKEMVEEGVEYVFMEMSSHGLKLGRVSGIEITCAGFTNLTQDHLDFHESMDDYFESKFKIFQLLEQSSVKNKFGLVAGDVSFGDKMIQKIRETNLKSPIYILGKSGEFHYSNTKLSLLGSEYRFHKKEKNLPFIEVRTVHTNLLGNFNVFNTAFAMSIAYELGFPWDDVVKAVETIPTVPGRFHVVPFPDKSRIAVVDYAHTPDALENILKSCVEIRPKQLICLFGCGGDRDRTKRPQMAKIAETLADYVILTSDNPRTENPEMILDEIEAGFSRGFKRYEKITDRSLAIKRAVSLLEKDGILVVAGKGHETYQILGKEKIKFVDFEEIENAFLNLNT from the coding sequence ATGAAACTCATCGATATCCAAAAAAAAATTCCAGAGATTAAACTCATCAAAGGAAATGGTGACATACAAGTTCACTATGTTTGGGCAGACAGTCGCAAACTGACTCCGAGTGATATTTTTGTCCTCCCTAATGCCAGTGATGATGTATTAGAATCCTATTTAAAAATGGCTCACGAATTGGGATGCCAAGTAGTTTTGGTTTCCAAACGACATTTAAAACTAAAGGCTCTCAGTTTATTTTCCACGCTATTGGAATCGGAAGAACCATTAGGTGATTTACATGGGAAATTAGCATCCTTACTTCTGGGTTATCCTTCCAAAAAATTAAAAATCGTAGGGATCACCGGTACAAATGGAAAAACTTCTTTAACCTTCATTCTGTTCCATATCGCTAAAAAATTAGGCAAAAAAGTTGCTCTCATTGGAACTGTCCAAATTCAAATTTTAGATCGTGTTTTAGAATCTGGTTATACGACACCAGATGCTTCTTCTCTTAACTTATTACTCAAAGAGATGGTAGAAGAAGGTGTGGAATATGTATTCATGGAAATGAGTAGCCATGGATTAAAATTGGGAAGGGTTTCTGGTATTGAAATTACATGTGCAGGATTTACGAATTTAACCCAGGACCATTTAGACTTTCATGAAAGTATGGATGATTATTTTGAAAGTAAATTTAAAATCTTTCAATTACTCGAACAGTCATCGGTAAAAAATAAATTCGGTCTCGTGGCAGGAGATGTATCCTTTGGTGACAAAATGATCCAAAAGATAAGAGAAACAAATTTAAAATCACCCATCTATATTCTAGGTAAATCTGGAGAATTTCATTATAGTAACACAAAACTTTCGTTATTGGGAAGTGAATACAGATTTCATAAAAAGGAAAAAAATCTTCCTTTTATCGAGGTGAGAACTGTTCATACAAACCTACTTGGGAATTTTAATGTTTTTAATACAGCCTTTGCAATGTCCATTGCATACGAACTTGGATTTCCCTGGGATGATGTGGTAAAAGCTGTGGAAACGATTCCTACAGTTCCTGGACGTTTTCATGTAGTTCCGTTTCCAGACAAGTCTCGCATAGCAGTGGTTGATTATGCTCATACACCAGATGCATTGGAGAATATCTTAAAGAGTTGTGTTGAAATTCGACCAAAACAACTCATATGTTTGTTTGGATGTGGTGGTGATCGTGACCGAACAAAACGTCCGCAAATGGCTAAAATTGCCGAAACTCTAGCTGATTATGTGATCTTAACATCAGACAACCCAAGAACCGAAAATCCAGAAATGATTCTCGATGAGATTGAAGCTGGTTTTTCACGTGGTTTCAAACGGTATGAAAAAATTACCGACCGAAGCCTTGCCATTAAACGAGCAGTTTCCTTGTTAGAAAAGGATGGAATTTTGGTTGTCGCAGGTAAAGGTCACGAAACTTATCAAATCCTCGGTAAAGAGAAAATTAAGTTCGTTGATTTTGAAGAAATAGAAAATGCATTTTTAAATTTAAACACCTAA
- a CDS encoding FtsW/RodA/SpoVE family cell cycle protein, giving the protein MEIFRFIRNLLRFGSSRFDGPMLFFMFLLFGMGIIVMFSASVIPAEREFSDSYYYLRKQLLWGAVGLFLFLIFCQIPYQFLVKWSFVFSLLSLLLLIAVFIPGLGKSVGTSYGRSFNRWIQIAGFQIQPSEFSKISILLFASYFFYNFDFKKIKWDQKKIISLVVIFLTLLLIVIEPAFGTTVELLLVLFFFVLLAGFPMKRLFILGASVIPLLVVLVTQVGYRKKRLEIWLDPYKFRFDEGHQLVTSFRAFFDGGTSGKAIGTGYAHRYLAYSHTDFVLSSYVEDFGFVGFCFFLLVVLFLMVRIFLLLQRTKDKLGYFLGAGILILFGFQTILNLFVITGIVPVTGISLPFLSYGGSSLLTIFILFGILANITCKENLVV; this is encoded by the coding sequence ATGGAAATATTTCGTTTCATACGAAATTTGTTACGATTTGGTTCGTCTCGTTTTGATGGACCAATGCTCTTCTTTATGTTTTTACTATTTGGAATGGGAATCATTGTGATGTTCAGTGCTTCCGTGATTCCAGCTGAAAGAGAGTTTTCTGATTCCTATTATTACTTAAGAAAACAATTGTTATGGGGTGCAGTAGGATTATTCTTATTTCTAATTTTCTGCCAAATTCCATACCAGTTTTTGGTAAAGTGGTCATTTGTTTTTTCTTTACTTAGTTTACTATTACTAATAGCAGTTTTCATACCTGGACTTGGTAAGTCTGTTGGAACCAGTTATGGACGTAGTTTTAACCGTTGGATTCAAATTGCTGGCTTCCAAATACAACCTTCGGAATTTTCGAAGATTAGTATTTTACTTTTTGCATCCTACTTCTTTTACAATTTTGATTTTAAAAAAATCAAATGGGATCAAAAGAAAATCATTTCCTTGGTTGTTATCTTTTTAACTTTACTTCTAATCGTCATTGAACCTGCATTTGGTACAACAGTTGAGTTGCTACTTGTTCTTTTTTTCTTTGTATTGTTAGCTGGTTTCCCAATGAAACGATTGTTTATTTTAGGCGCGTCAGTGATTCCGCTATTGGTGGTACTTGTAACACAAGTGGGTTATCGTAAAAAACGACTCGAGATATGGCTCGATCCTTATAAATTTCGGTTTGATGAAGGGCACCAATTGGTTACCAGTTTTCGTGCATTTTTTGATGGTGGTACCAGCGGAAAAGCAATTGGTACAGGGTATGCTCATCGGTATTTAGCTTACAGCCATACAGATTTTGTTTTGTCTTCTTATGTGGAAGATTTTGGTTTTGTTGGATTTTGTTTTTTTCTTTTGGTCGTTTTGTTTTTGATGGTTCGAATTTTTTTACTCTTACAAAGAACCAAAGATAAATTGGGTTATTTTTTAGGTGCTGGGATTCTCATTTTATTTGGATTCCAAACCATTTTAAACTTATTTGTGATCACTGGAATTGTTCCTGTGACGGGAATTTCTCTTCCTTTCTTAAGTTATGGTGGTTCTTCCTTACTTACAATTTTTATCCTCTTCGGAATTCTTGCCAACATTACGTGTAAAGAGAATTTGGTCGTATGA
- the mraY gene encoding phospho-N-acetylmuramoyl-pentapeptide-transferase, whose translation MFQWIYDTFGNDYGFLRVFSYVTLRAMMAGLTSMFITFIFGKSLISFLLSLKFRESVRNDGPQSHATKSGTPTMGGLIMILSLTISTLLWGNLSNLNVILLLISAILFAGLGFTDDYMKSVKKIKGGMRARTKFVVTILFAVTITTLYFYITGKSNTNPQKGIIFTITDLFLPFVKGPVWNLGLLAVPFAILVLIGSSHAVNLTDGLDGLASGTVVISTATFALISYVSGTPSAANYLHIPYLPGSHEYSVFLAGLSGALLGFLWFNCHPAQVFMGDTGSLFLGSTLGLVAIMLKKEILLVILGGIFVAEAVSVILQVGSFKLTGKRIFKMAPLHHHFELIGWSEEKVVIRFWIIGIILAIITLSTLKIQ comes from the coding sequence ATGTTCCAATGGATTTACGACACATTTGGCAATGATTATGGTTTTTTAAGAGTTTTTAGTTATGTAACTCTCCGAGCAATGATGGCTGGGCTTACGTCCATGTTTATCACTTTTATCTTTGGAAAATCACTCATTTCTTTTTTATTGTCCTTAAAATTTCGTGAGTCCGTGAGAAATGATGGGCCACAGTCCCATGCAACCAAATCTGGAACACCTACAATGGGTGGATTGATTATGATTTTATCATTAACCATCTCAACATTGTTATGGGGAAATTTATCCAATCTAAATGTTATTTTACTTTTAATCTCTGCCATTTTATTTGCAGGACTTGGATTTACAGATGATTATATGAAGTCTGTTAAAAAAATCAAAGGTGGCATGAGAGCAAGAACCAAATTTGTTGTTACTATTCTTTTTGCAGTGACTATCACTACTTTATACTTTTACATTACAGGTAAATCAAATACAAATCCACAAAAAGGAATCATTTTTACAATTACTGATTTATTTTTACCCTTTGTGAAAGGTCCTGTTTGGAATTTAGGTCTTTTGGCAGTTCCTTTCGCAATATTAGTGTTAATTGGAAGTTCTCATGCAGTAAATTTGACAGATGGTTTAGATGGATTGGCATCTGGAACAGTTGTCATTTCAACTGCCACTTTTGCCTTAATATCGTATGTATCAGGCACTCCCTCAGCTGCCAATTATTTGCACATTCCTTATTTACCAGGTTCTCACGAATACTCTGTTTTCCTTGCTGGACTCTCAGGTGCTTTACTTGGTTTTTTATGGTTTAATTGCCATCCTGCGCAAGTGTTTATGGGAGATACTGGATCTTTGTTTTTAGGTTCAACTCTTGGGCTTGTGGCCATTATGTTAAAAAAGGAAATTTTACTTGTGATCCTTGGTGGAATTTTTGTAGCCGAGGCGGTCAGCGTGATTCTACAAGTAGGATCATTTAAGTTAACTGGAAAACGAATTTTTAAAATGGCTCCTCTCCACCATCATTTTGAACTCATTGGTTGGTCAGAAGAGAAAGTGGTCATCCGATTTTGGATCATCGGGATTATTCTTGCCATCATCACTCTCTCTACTTTAAAAATTCAATAA
- a CDS encoding CheR family methyltransferase: MDFRTSLNTIGDAEFEFIKNLVYKQAGIFLAPHKKIMVQSRLNARLRTLGIQSFEDYVAKLKMDQNFATQEMQELINRITTNKTDFFRENHHFEFLKNDYFPQLEKEAAETGASKTLRIWCSASSTGEEPYSIAITVYDYFQNKPGWNCKIYASDIDTQVLTTAKKGVYRDDRLEPVSETLKKKHFNQFTEKDHVFYEVKPHLKALVDFRQINLLHFPFPITDKLDLIFCRNVVIYFDKPTQKTLFQNFEVSLKPKGYLILGHSETMFGISDQFKFLGHTIYQKKV, from the coding sequence TTGGACTTTCGAACATCTTTAAACACAATCGGTGATGCCGAGTTTGAATTCATCAAAAATTTAGTGTACAAACAAGCAGGAATTTTCCTCGCTCCACACAAAAAAATCATGGTGCAGTCTAGACTCAACGCAAGGTTACGTACACTCGGGATCCAAAGTTTTGAGGACTATGTGGCAAAACTCAAAATGGATCAAAATTTTGCGACCCAAGAGATGCAAGAACTCATCAATCGCATAACAACGAATAAAACTGATTTTTTCCGTGAAAACCACCATTTTGAATTTTTAAAAAACGATTATTTCCCTCAGCTGGAAAAAGAAGCCGCTGAAACGGGGGCATCAAAAACATTGCGTATATGGTGTTCAGCATCTTCCACAGGAGAGGAACCTTATTCGATCGCAATCACAGTGTATGATTATTTCCAAAACAAACCAGGTTGGAATTGTAAAATTTATGCATCAGACATAGACACCCAAGTGCTCACAACTGCTAAAAAAGGTGTGTACCGGGATGATCGATTGGAACCAGTTTCAGAAACATTGAAGAAAAAACACTTCAACCAATTTACCGAAAAAGACCATGTGTTTTATGAAGTAAAACCTCACCTCAAGGCCCTTGTTGACTTTCGTCAAATTAACCTTCTGCACTTTCCTTTTCCGATCACTGACAAACTCGACTTAATCTTTTGTAGGAATGTTGTGATTTATTTTGACAAACCGACACAAAAAACCTTGTTCCAGAATTTTGAAGTGAGTTTGAAACCCAAGGGGTATTTGATTTTAGGACATTCAGAAACAATGTTTGGAATCTCCGACCAATTCAAATTTCTGGGTCATACGATTTACCAAAAAAAAGTGTAA
- the rsmH gene encoding 16S rRNA (cytosine(1402)-N(4))-methyltransferase RsmH has translation MLESPHIPVLPNEVISLLQLAQSPNPMWFLDGTAGEGGHSKLILKTFPEAKLILIDRDAVMLERAKKEIQKEIGSLDRVHAFQMNFSEVDSTLLEQVGCSGLDGALVDLGVSLFHFLHSGRGFTFKNEEPLDMRLEPQVGQKTAADVVNYSSVLHLKKVFWEYGEERWALKIANNIVQSRHKKKFETNTDLVKLVEASIPRKFWPKESHPATRIFQALRIEVNEELLHAEKGIRTLANCLQIGGVLTCISFHSLEDRIVKWTFRDLKTSDEFEILTKKPILPTDQEIKENRASRSAKLRGLRKIEPIKESRWEK, from the coding sequence GTGTTAGAATCTCCCCACATACCGGTCCTTCCGAACGAAGTCATTTCCTTATTACAACTGGCACAAAGTCCAAATCCAATGTGGTTTTTGGATGGGACAGCTGGAGAGGGTGGTCATTCCAAACTGATCTTAAAAACCTTTCCAGAAGCAAAACTCATCCTCATTGACCGTGATGCTGTTATGTTAGAACGGGCAAAAAAAGAAATCCAAAAGGAAATTGGCTCTCTCGACAGGGTACACGCCTTTCAGATGAACTTTTCAGAGGTGGACAGTACTTTACTGGAACAAGTTGGGTGTTCGGGACTTGACGGAGCCCTCGTGGATTTAGGAGTTTCACTTTTCCATTTTTTACATTCAGGGAGAGGGTTTACCTTTAAAAACGAAGAACCATTGGATATGCGCCTTGAACCGCAAGTAGGCCAAAAAACAGCTGCCGATGTTGTGAATTATAGTTCTGTTTTACATTTAAAAAAGGTATTTTGGGAGTACGGAGAAGAACGTTGGGCTTTAAAAATCGCAAATAACATCGTACAGTCGAGACACAAAAAGAAATTCGAAACCAACACAGATCTTGTGAAACTCGTGGAAGCATCAATCCCTAGAAAATTTTGGCCTAAGGAATCACATCCTGCGACTCGTATTTTCCAAGCCTTACGAATTGAAGTGAACGAAGAATTATTACATGCTGAAAAGGGAATTCGAACACTTGCAAACTGCCTACAAATTGGGGGAGTTCTTACTTGTATTTCCTTCCATTCATTGGAAGACAGAATTGTGAAATGGACATTCCGGGACTTAAAAACTTCTGATGAATTCGAAATCCTTACCAAAAAACCGATCTTGCCAACGGACCAGGAGATCAAAGAAAACAGAGCCTCTCGGTCTGCAAAATTGAGAGGTCTTCGAAAAATTGAACCGATAAAAGAAAGTAGATGGGAAAAATGA